DNA sequence from the Paenibacillus azoreducens genome:
GTATTTGGAATAGGCATCGAAGAATGGGCTCCACTTTGTGGGGTTATTTGATGGGGTCCCCGCAAAGTATTTGGAATAAGCATCGAAGCATGGACTTCACTTTGTGGGGGTATTTTGCATGAGATGGTTTCCTTGTCAAAGGTGTGGAAGCTGTACTATAATGGGTCAAAGATATATTCGGATTTTAGCGAATTACCGTTTAACAGTTTAAAGGGGGAAAGCAACATGAGTATTCGTTACTTGACAGCGGGGGAAACGCACGGTCCCCAGCTTACTGCTATTATTGAAGGATTACCCAGCAATCTAGCCATTGATTTCGAGGCTTTGAATTTCCAGCTTCAGCGGCGCCAAAAAGGCCATGGACGCGGACGCCGGATGCAAATTGAGAAGGATACGGCGAAAATCGTCGGCGGCGTACGCCATGGTTACACAACCGGCGCGCCTGTCGCCATCGTTGTAGAGAATAAGGATTGGGCCAGTTGGGATCAGATCATGAACGTCGAACCGATTGAAGGCAATGACGAGGCTAAGCGCCGCGTACATCGTCCGCGCCCGGGACATGCGGATCTGAACGGCGGGTTGAAGTATAACTTAAAGGATCTGCGGAACGTATTGGAGCGTTCCAGCGCAAGGGAAACGGCCGTGCGTGTTGCGGTGGGATCCATCGCCCGCCAGTTTCTCGAATCGTTTGGCGTGAAGATCGCCGGACAAGTGATCCGGATCGGCGAAATTGAGGCGCCTGCCAATCAGCTGTCGGCGGATGAGTTGATTGAGCGGACGGAGGCTTCTTCCGTACGTGTGGTTGACCCCGAGACGGAAGCCAAAATGGAAGCTTATATCGACCAGATCAAAAAAGATGGCGACTCCGTCGGCGGTGTCGTGGAATGTATCGTAGAAGGCCTTCCGGTTGGACTCGGAAGTTATGTGCAATATGACCGCAAGCTCGACGGTCGGATCGCGCAGGCGGTGATGTCGATCAATGCGTTTAAAGGCGTTGAGATCGGGATCGGATTTGAAGCAGGCGTTCTCCGCGGATCCCAGGTGCATGACGAGATCATGTACGAGGATGGACGGGGATTTTATCGCGCCAGCAACCGTCTCGGCGGCTTTGAGGGCGGCATGACGAACGGAATGCCGGTTGTGGTGCGCGGGGTGATGAAACCGATCCCGACACTTTACAAACCATTAAAAAGCGTGGATATCGATTCGAAGGAACCTTTTACCGCACAGGTTGAACGTTCGGATGCTTGCGCCGTGCCTGCGGCAAGCGTGGTGATGGAGCATGTTGTGGCTTGGGAGATCGCCAAAGCTTTCCTTGAAAAATTCGGCGGCGATTCCATGGAAGAAATTCGGGCCAACTATGAAAACTACATGGCCCAATTGGAGAAATACTGATGATGAGAACCGTTCATGTGGAACTGGGGGAACGTTCGTATCCCATTTATATCGATTCGGGTTTGCTGCCAAAAGCTGCCGCGTATCTGATCAAGCATGGCATGTCGATGAAAAGCCCACATCTGATCGTCACCGACGATAAAGTTGCTCCCTATCATCTGGAAACTTTAAGGACATCGCTGGAGCAAGCGGGCTTCAAAACCGTTGTGTCCATCGTGAAGTCGGGCGAAGGCTCCAAGTCGCTGCAAGTGTTTGAAGAGGTCATGACCTCCGCGATCCAAGGCGGTCTTGACCGCAGCTCCTCAGTCATCGCCCTTGGCGGCGGCGTGGTGGGCGATCTCGCGGGCTTTGTCGCCGCTACATACATGCGAGGTATCGCATTCATCCAAATGCCGACAACGATTCTGGCTCATGACAGCAGCGTCGGGGGAAAAGTAGCGGTTAATCATCCGCTCGCCAAAAACATGATCGGCGCTTTCCATCAGCCTGAGTTGGTGCTGTACGATCTGGACACGCTGAAGACTTTGCCGCCGCGCGAGGTTTCTGCCGGTTTGGCTGAAATGGTCAAACACGGCTTGATAAAAGATCAGGCTTTTGCTTACTGGTGCAAAGAACATGCGGCTGAGCTGCTTGCGCTTGATCAGGATGCGCTGGGTTATGGACTTCAGCGCGGCGTTTCCATCAAAGCGGAAGTTGTGTCCCAGGACGAACGGGAGGGCGGCTTGCGCGCAATCCTTAATTTAGGGCACACGATCGGCCATGCCATTGAGGCCGTTGCGGGATACGGTGAATTTCTGCATGGCGAGGCCATTTCCATCGGAATGGCCGGGTCGGCGCTTCTGGCGGAAGCGCTCAGCCGGGGCGAAGGCTTGCATGCCGAAACGACGGCGATGTTAAAGGCTTTGAATTTACCGGTTGTCCTGCCGGACCATCTGAAAGAGGATGATCTGATGGCGGCCATGAAACACGACAAGAAATTCAAGGAAGGCACGATGATTTTCGTCGTGCCGGATTCCATCGGCTCCGTCAGCATTGTTAAGGATATTCCCGAGCAGTTGGTAAGAGATATCCTGAAGCAGCTTAGAAAAGGAGGGGAAGCACATGTTTAACAGGGGGATACGGGGAGCGACGACCGTTGAACACAACGATGAACAGGAAATTTTGAATGCGTCTGTTGAATTAATGCGAGAAATCGCTATTCGCAATGATTTGAATCCCGAAAATATCGGCTCGATATGGATTACGATGACCCAAGATCTCGATGCCGCATTTCCGGCCAAAGCGATCCGGCAGCTGGAAGGATGGGATCTGGTACCATTGATGTGCGCTGTGGAAGTTCCCGTCAAAGGGAGTTTGCCGCGCTGCATCCGGCTTATGGTACAGGTCAACACCGAAAAGAGCCAGAGCGAAATCAAACATGTTTATTTGAACGATGCGAAAAAACTGCGCCCGGACCTTGCGGCACCCAAAGTTTGATTTTTTTGCTTCCACCGCTTGCCAGGCCAATTGTTTATGCTGTATAGTGTTAGCTATATAGATCGAACCGGGATAGAGATCTTGGTTGATCTTTTGAGACGAGTAGAGTTGAGATGAGCTGAGTTGAGTATAGAAGAGCCGAGTCCAAGTGTGTAACGCGCTAATATTGGCACGTCCTGCAGCGAGATGCTTTTTTGTCGCATGTATTTTCTTCCCCGATGCTTATGCAGAGGTGGAGGAAACATGAATAGACGAAGGGCGTCATGAAGGTTGCGGACGACTCTTTCCATATACTTAATGAACGTCAAACCTCTACTTCGGTAGAGGTTTTTTTGTTTTATCAGTTTGGTTTTCGGTGTCCCCGCAAAGTATTTGGACTAAGCATCGAAGCATGGACTCCACTTTGTGGGGTTATTTGAAGATATAAGAAAGTATAAACTTCGGAGATCTCGCATTCTTATATCGCAAGAAAAATTACCGCTAAACGCGGTCTGTCTTCTATGAGAGTACGTCGATAGACGTTTTTCTTACGGGGGCCCCGCAAAGTAATCTGAATAACTCTTTGCGGGTTATTTTAACATCTACCTCGAACTCAAAAAAAGGAGGGAAACAAGAATGATGAAACCGGGTGTGGAACAGGTCATTAAACTGTCTCGCGAGTATAATCTAATCCCTGTTGCCAAGCGGCTGCTGGCGGATATGGAAACCCCCATCAGAATTTTTCAACGCTACGCGGAGCGCGATTGCGCATTTTTGCTTGAAAGTGTGGAGGGCGGCAGCCGCTGGGCACGATACTCTTTTATCGGAACCGATCCATTTATGATGATTTACGGCAAAAAAGGGAAAATCGTGCTGGAGAGAAGCGGCCGCAAGGAAGTCATGACAAGTAAACCGGTTGAAAAGCTGAAGGCGCTGCTCCGCAAGTACCGCAGCCCGAAGCTGGATGAGCTTCCTCCTTTTACGGGTGGCGCGATCGGATTTTTCGGATATGATTTGCTGCAGTATTACGAGAAACTGCCTGCGCATGCGGTGGATGATCTGGACATGGATGACATCAGGTTTATGTTTTGCGATACGGTGATCGTATTTGATCATATAAAACAGCAGATTTTGCTGGTCGGAAACGTTCATGTGCAAGAGGGAGACACGGATGAGGACATCCGGCGCAGCTATGCAAGAGTCGATGCGAGGCTGGCGGAGATTGCGCAGCGTCTAGAGTGCCAGGGACCCAGCGAAAATGTCAATGGGCGCGTAATTCCGCAGGACGTGGATTTGGGCGATATTAAGTCCAACATGACGAAGGAACAATATATGGCTAATGTGGAGCAAGCTCAGGAATATATTCGGGCCGGCGATATTTTTCAGGTCGTGTTGTCCCAGCGGTTTCACATCGAAACGGCAGTTTCCCCGCTGCATGTGTACCGGGTGTTGAGAACATTAAATCCCTCCCCTTATATGTATTATCTCAAAATGCATGAGGAAATCATCGTGGGTACCTCGCCGGAGGCGCTGGTCAAAGTGGATGGGGATCGGGTTGAAACACGGCCGATTGCGGGTACGCGTCCGCGCGGAGTTGATGAAAACGAAGACGAACGGCTTGCGGAGGAACTGCTCGTCGATGAAAAGGAACGTGCGGAGCATCTGATGCTTGTCGACTTAGGGCGGAACGATCTGGGGCGCGTCTCCAAATTCGGAACCGTCAAATGCGATATGTTTATGGAAATCGAGCGGTACTCCCATGTCATGCATATGGTTTCGAATGTCTCCGGACAGCTGCGGGACGACAAGGATTTCTTTGATGCTTTCCTTTCCTGTCTGCCAGCCGGGACGGTGTCGGGAGCGCCGAAACTGAGAGCGATGGAGATTATTGCGGAGCTGGAGCGGGAAGCACGGGG
Encoded proteins:
- the aroC gene encoding chorismate synthase, giving the protein MSIRYLTAGETHGPQLTAIIEGLPSNLAIDFEALNFQLQRRQKGHGRGRRMQIEKDTAKIVGGVRHGYTTGAPVAIVVENKDWASWDQIMNVEPIEGNDEAKRRVHRPRPGHADLNGGLKYNLKDLRNVLERSSARETAVRVAVGSIARQFLESFGVKIAGQVIRIGEIEAPANQLSADELIERTEASSVRVVDPETEAKMEAYIDQIKKDGDSVGGVVECIVEGLPVGLGSYVQYDRKLDGRIAQAVMSINAFKGVEIGIGFEAGVLRGSQVHDEIMYEDGRGFYRASNRLGGFEGGMTNGMPVVVRGVMKPIPTLYKPLKSVDIDSKEPFTAQVERSDACAVPAASVVMEHVVAWEIAKAFLEKFGGDSMEEIRANYENYMAQLEKY
- the aroB gene encoding 3-dehydroquinate synthase; its protein translation is MRTVHVELGERSYPIYIDSGLLPKAAAYLIKHGMSMKSPHLIVTDDKVAPYHLETLRTSLEQAGFKTVVSIVKSGEGSKSLQVFEEVMTSAIQGGLDRSSSVIALGGGVVGDLAGFVAATYMRGIAFIQMPTTILAHDSSVGGKVAVNHPLAKNMIGAFHQPELVLYDLDTLKTLPPREVSAGLAEMVKHGLIKDQAFAYWCKEHAAELLALDQDALGYGLQRGVSIKAEVVSQDEREGGLRAILNLGHTIGHAIEAVAGYGEFLHGEAISIGMAGSALLAEALSRGEGLHAETTAMLKALNLPVVLPDHLKEDDLMAAMKHDKKFKEGTMIFVVPDSIGSVSIVKDIPEQLVRDILKQLRKGGEAHV
- the aroH gene encoding chorismate mutase gives rise to the protein MFNRGIRGATTVEHNDEQEILNASVELMREIAIRNDLNPENIGSIWITMTQDLDAAFPAKAIRQLEGWDLVPLMCAVEVPVKGSLPRCIRLMVQVNTEKSQSEIKHVYLNDAKKLRPDLAAPKV
- the trpE gene encoding anthranilate synthase component I, with the translated sequence MMKPGVEQVIKLSREYNLIPVAKRLLADMETPIRIFQRYAERDCAFLLESVEGGSRWARYSFIGTDPFMMIYGKKGKIVLERSGRKEVMTSKPVEKLKALLRKYRSPKLDELPPFTGGAIGFFGYDLLQYYEKLPAHAVDDLDMDDIRFMFCDTVIVFDHIKQQILLVGNVHVQEGDTDEDIRRSYARVDARLAEIAQRLECQGPSENVNGRVIPQDVDLGDIKSNMTKEQYMANVEQAQEYIRAGDIFQVVLSQRFHIETAVSPLHVYRVLRTLNPSPYMYYLKMHEEIIVGTSPEALVKVDGDRVETRPIAGTRPRGVDENEDERLAEELLVDEKERAEHLMLVDLGRNDLGRVSKFGTVKCDMFMEIERYSHVMHMVSNVSGQLRDDKDFFDAFLSCLPAGTVSGAPKLRAMEIIAELEREARGAYAGAIGYLGFNANMDSCITIRTIIFRKGRAYVQAGAGIVWDSVPEKEYEETVNKAKALLKAIRTAEAMFPPAHAVEKEQLNQDYFYEYTP